From a single Drosophila sulfurigaster albostrigata strain 15112-1811.04 chromosome 3, ASM2355843v2, whole genome shotgun sequence genomic region:
- the LOC133840676 gene encoding tubulin beta-3 chain isoform X2, whose amino-acid sequence MREIVHLQAGQCGNQIGAKFWEIISEEHGIDSNGIYVGDSDLQLERVSVYYNEASGGKYVPRAILLDLEPGTMESVRSGPYGQLFRPDNFVFGQSGAGNNWAKGHYTEGAELVDNVLDVVRKECENCDCLQGFQLTHSLGGGTGSGMGTLLISKIREEYPDRIMNTYSVVPSPKVSDTVVEPYNATLSIHQLVENTDETYCIDNEALYDICFRTLKVANPSYGDLNHLVSLTMSGVTTCLRFPGQLNADLRKLAVNMVPFPRLHFFMPGFAPLTSRGSQQYRALTVPELTQQMFDAKNMMAACDPRHGRYLTVAAVFRGRMSMKEVDEQMLAVQNKNSSYFVEWIPNNVKTAVCDIPPKGLKMSSTFIGNTTAIQELFKRISEQFSAMFRRKAFLHWYTGEGMDEMEFTEAESNMNDLVSEYQQYQEATADDEFDHDVNQEEVEGDCI is encoded by the exons atgagaGAAATTGTGCATCTGCAGGCTGGCCAATGTGGCAACCAGATTGGCGCTAAG TTCTGGGAGATCATATCCGAGGAGCATGGCATTGACAGCAACGGCATCTACGTGGGCGACAGCGATCTGCAGCTGGAGCGTGTCAGTGTCTACTACAACGAAGCATCGG GCGGCAAGTATGTGCCACGTGCCATTCTGCTGGATCTGGAGCCTGGCACCATGGAGTCGGTGCGTTCGGGTCCCTATGGCCAGCTGTTCCGTCCGGACAACTTTGTCTTCGGCCAGTCGGGCGCAGGCAACAACTGGGCCAAGGGTCATTACACAGAGGGTGCCGAGTTGGTGGACAATGTGCTCGACGTGGTGCGCAAGGAGTGCGAGAACTGCGACTGCTTGCAG GGCTTCCAATTGACGCACTCGCTGGGCGGAGGCACTGGCTCCGGCATGGGTACGCTGCTGATATCGAAGATACGCGAGGAGTATCCCGACCGGATCATGAACACCTATTCTGTGGTGCCATCGCCCAAGGTGTCCGACACGGTCGTCGAGCCCTACAATGCCACGCTGTCCATCCATCAGCTGGTGGAGAACACAGACGAGACTTACTGCATTGACAACGAGGCGCTCTACGACATCTGCTTCCGCACACTGAAGGTGGCCAATCCCAGCTATGGGGATCTCAATCACCTCGTCTCGCTGACCATGTCCGGTGTGACCACCTGCCTGCGTTTCCCAGGCCAGCTGAATGCCGATCTGCGCAAACTGGCTGTCAACATGGTTCCATTCCCGCGTCTGCACTTCTTCATGCCCGGCTTTGCGCCGCTCACCTCGCGCGGATCGCAGCAGTATCGCGCCCTCACCGTGCCGGAGCTCACCCAACAGATGTTCGATGCCAAGAACATGATGGCCGCCTGTGATCCTCGCCATGGTCGCTATCTGACAGTCGCCGCCGTCTTCCGCGGCCGCATGTCCATGAAAGAGGTGGATGAACAGATGCTCGCGGTGCAGAACAAGAACAGCTCGTACTTCGTCGAATGGATTCCGAACAATGTGAAGACAGCTGTCTGTGACATCCCACCCAAGGGTCTGAAGATGTCGTCGACGTTCATTGGCAACACCACCGCCATCCAGGAGCTGTTCAAGCGCATCTCCGAGCAGTTCTCGGCCATGTTCCGTCGCAAGGCTTTCCTGCATTGGTACACCGGCGAGGGCATGGACGAGATGGAGTTCACCGAGGCGGAGAGCAACATGAACGATCTGGTGTCGGAGTACCAGCAGTACCAGGAGGCCACCGCCGACGATGAGTTCGATCACGATGTTAACCAGGAGGAGGTCGAGGGCGATTGTATTTAA
- the LOC133840676 gene encoding tubulin beta-3 chain isoform X1, giving the protein MREIVHLQAGQCGNQIGAKFWEIISEEHGIDSNGIYVGDSDLQLERVSVYYNEASAVSRSSGGKYVPRAILLDLEPGTMESVRSGPYGQLFRPDNFVFGQSGAGNNWAKGHYTEGAELVDNVLDVVRKECENCDCLQGFQLTHSLGGGTGSGMGTLLISKIREEYPDRIMNTYSVVPSPKVSDTVVEPYNATLSIHQLVENTDETYCIDNEALYDICFRTLKVANPSYGDLNHLVSLTMSGVTTCLRFPGQLNADLRKLAVNMVPFPRLHFFMPGFAPLTSRGSQQYRALTVPELTQQMFDAKNMMAACDPRHGRYLTVAAVFRGRMSMKEVDEQMLAVQNKNSSYFVEWIPNNVKTAVCDIPPKGLKMSSTFIGNTTAIQELFKRISEQFSAMFRRKAFLHWYTGEGMDEMEFTEAESNMNDLVSEYQQYQEATADDEFDHDVNQEEVEGDCI; this is encoded by the exons atgagaGAAATTGTGCATCTGCAGGCTGGCCAATGTGGCAACCAGATTGGCGCTAAG TTCTGGGAGATCATATCCGAGGAGCATGGCATTGACAGCAACGGCATCTACGTGGGCGACAGCGATCTGCAGCTGGAGCGTGTCAGTGTCTACTACAACGAAGCATCGG CCGTTTCGCGTTCTTCAGGCGGCAAGTATGTGCCACGTGCCATTCTGCTGGATCTGGAGCCTGGCACCATGGAGTCGGTGCGTTCGGGTCCCTATGGCCAGCTGTTCCGTCCGGACAACTTTGTCTTCGGCCAGTCGGGCGCAGGCAACAACTGGGCCAAGGGTCATTACACAGAGGGTGCCGAGTTGGTGGACAATGTGCTCGACGTGGTGCGCAAGGAGTGCGAGAACTGCGACTGCTTGCAG GGCTTCCAATTGACGCACTCGCTGGGCGGAGGCACTGGCTCCGGCATGGGTACGCTGCTGATATCGAAGATACGCGAGGAGTATCCCGACCGGATCATGAACACCTATTCTGTGGTGCCATCGCCCAAGGTGTCCGACACGGTCGTCGAGCCCTACAATGCCACGCTGTCCATCCATCAGCTGGTGGAGAACACAGACGAGACTTACTGCATTGACAACGAGGCGCTCTACGACATCTGCTTCCGCACACTGAAGGTGGCCAATCCCAGCTATGGGGATCTCAATCACCTCGTCTCGCTGACCATGTCCGGTGTGACCACCTGCCTGCGTTTCCCAGGCCAGCTGAATGCCGATCTGCGCAAACTGGCTGTCAACATGGTTCCATTCCCGCGTCTGCACTTCTTCATGCCCGGCTTTGCGCCGCTCACCTCGCGCGGATCGCAGCAGTATCGCGCCCTCACCGTGCCGGAGCTCACCCAACAGATGTTCGATGCCAAGAACATGATGGCCGCCTGTGATCCTCGCCATGGTCGCTATCTGACAGTCGCCGCCGTCTTCCGCGGCCGCATGTCCATGAAAGAGGTGGATGAACAGATGCTCGCGGTGCAGAACAAGAACAGCTCGTACTTCGTCGAATGGATTCCGAACAATGTGAAGACAGCTGTCTGTGACATCCCACCCAAGGGTCTGAAGATGTCGTCGACGTTCATTGGCAACACCACCGCCATCCAGGAGCTGTTCAAGCGCATCTCCGAGCAGTTCTCGGCCATGTTCCGTCGCAAGGCTTTCCTGCATTGGTACACCGGCGAGGGCATGGACGAGATGGAGTTCACCGAGGCGGAGAGCAACATGAACGATCTGGTGTCGGAGTACCAGCAGTACCAGGAGGCCACCGCCGACGATGAGTTCGATCACGATGTTAACCAGGAGGAGGTCGAGGGCGATTGTATTTAA